Genomic window (Chryseobacterium bernardetii):
CAGGGGAAAACTTCATAGCTGAAAACTCCTGCCTGAACTGCAGGATCTGTTTTTACCCACTGCTCAGCTTCTTCTTTAGATTTGGTGTTGAAAATAAACATTCCACGGTAGTTTTCCTTATTCTTTTCCAGGAAAGGGCCTGCCACCACAATTTTTCCTTCTTTAGCCAGTTTGCCTATGTTTTCCATATGTCCTTTCATTAAAGAACTCATTTGGGTTTTATCTTCAATTTTTGCAGTACCGGTTGTCAGCATAACAATAGTATAAGGCTTCATACCATATTGGTCTGCTCCTAATGAAGCGGCCAGTTCCTGATTATATTCAGGTTTTTCTGCTTTCTTTTCCTGGGCAGAAGATAGTGCTGCTATAAGGAAGACTGAGGGTAATAATATTCTTGATTTCATCTTGGTTTATTTATATAAATATAATAAAAACCTTACAGATTTCAGAGAATTGGAATTTCAAATACCATGTGACACAAAAAAACCTCGATAGCACCGAGGTTATATCTAATTGTGTGGATATGTTAATCTTTTATTCTCAAAAACTCCTTAGCCAGCTCTATCATTTTTGGATCTCCTGTATATTTTCCATGTTCATCAGAAAGTTTTACAGTAGGGATCCATTCCTTATTAGGAGCCTGTACTCCGATAAGTTTCATTACAATGTTCATTGGTTTTAATCCCACATCATTTGTTAGGTTGGTTCCTATTCCAAAGGAGATCCCTATTTTTCCTCTGCAGTAGTTAGTGATTTCCTCTACTTTTTCAAGATTTAATGCATCAGAGAAAATGATATATTTAAACATAGGGTTAATGCCGTTTTTTTGATAGTGGGCAATGGTTTTATCAGCAAACTCCAACGCATCACCACTGTCATGACGTACACCGTCAAATAATTTTGCGAATTTTTTATCGAACTGCTGGAAGAAAACATCCGTAGTATACGTGTCGGAAAGAGCTACCCCCAGATCACCTCTGTATACATCCACCCAATGCTCCAAAGCCAGTTCATTAGCCATTTTGAAACCATATTCAGCAGCATGGAACATAAACCATTCATGAGCATGAGTTCCGATAGGTTTTACCCCGTACTTCATCGCAAAATGAACATTGGAGCTTCCGATAAAAGTTGAGTCCTTTTTCTGCGTTAAGGCTTCCATTACCAGATTCTGTACCTTATAGGAATGTCTTCTTCTGGTTCCGAACTCAGCAAATGTTACTCCAAGCCTGCCTAACGAATCTGCCTTCTCAATAGTTTTGCTCATTACCACTTCATTGGAATCTCTTTCCATATGGTTCATGTCATAGTGCAATTCACTGATTAATGCCAGTAATGGAACTTCCCAAAGAATGGTTCTGTACCACAGCCCTTCAACAATTACGGAAAGGTCTCCGCCTTCCTGGCGGATTTTCACTTCAGAAGGATCATAATGGTAGCCCTCCAGGAAATCCAGATAAGGAAGATCAATATAAGGACATGTTCTTGCCATGAATTTCTTTTCATCCTTAGTAAGTTTCAGTTCAGCCATTTTATTAACAGCTTCCCTTAAGGCCACATCAAAACCTTCAGGAAAATGGTGTTTTCCTCTGTTAATAAATTCATATTTAACAATAGAACTTGGGAATAGTTTTACCACTGCATTTTGCATGGTTATTTTATAGAAATCGTTATCCAGGATAGAGTTGAGTCTTACGTCATTCATAATATGTGTAATTTTAACGCAAATATAAAAATTAAAAATAAAATCGCCTAAATGTAAGGCGATTTTTTTGAATTATTTTGATGGTCCTGCCGTTTATTTCCCCAAATAAGAATTGTACATCCAAACTTCTTTCTCCTGCTCAGTAATATAGTCGCTCATCTGAGAATTGGTACCTTCGTCACCAGCCTGGTCTGTAATATCTAAAAGCTCTCTCTGAAGATCAATTACTACTTTGAACGAGCTAAGGATTTGCTCAACACTTTTAGTTCCGTCAGTTACCTCCTTGCTTTCTTTAATGGTGGCTACTTTTAAATAATCAGAGTAGTTGTGCGCAGGAGTGGCTCCCAATGTCAGGATTCTTTCTGCAATTTCATCAATTTTTAAAACTAAGCTATTGTAAAGTTCTTCAAATTTCGGGTGAAGTGTGAAAAACTGATCTCCTTTAATGTTCCAGTGGGAACCTCTTGTGTTCTGATAGAATACAGAGTAATTGGCTAAAAGTACATTTAATTTTTCTGCTATTTTTTTGCAGTCGGCTTCTTTAAGTCCTATAATACTTGCGTTTTTCATAAGTTTATCTTTTATATATCTCAAAGTTACGAAATATCGTGCCGAATAGCCCCGGATATCAATAGATGATAACTATAAGAAAATTTTTTAAAATAGTTTGGAAGTATTAATATTGCAAATGAAGGAGACTTACCGGTAAATTATGAAAAGGAAAGCTGATTTACAGGCTGAGGTATCAGTTATATATATTTATAATTATTTAAAATGGGAATAGTCCGAAATATAGTTTTACGCAGTTTTTTGCTGTCTTTTACCTTTTTTTTCTCAGTTTGTCTGCTGTATTACATCAATTCTGTACTGAAAACTGATGGATATTATATTTACCCGCTGGATGATGCGTATATTCATCTTGCAATGGCAAAAAACTTTGCATTGTACGAAGTATGGGGAATGACAAAATATCAGTTTTCCTCTACTTCCTCTTCTCCCTTGTTTACTTACCTGTTGAGTGTATTGATTAAAATTTTTGGAAACAATGACCAACTCCCGCTGTATTTTAATATTTTTTTTGGCATCGGAATTCTTTACATTCTCACAGTATATTATGCCGGGATTTTTCAAGAAATTAAAAAAACGGTTTTAGCAGTCCTTTTTACGGCCTTCTTTATTGTACTTCCTTTAAATATTCTTTCAGGGATGGAACATGTTTTCCAGGTATTTTTGTTTGTTGTTAACATTCTCTGTTTTTATCGGTATAACCAGAGTAAACTCGCAATATCCGGTTTTTATATCACTCTGTTGCTGATGGGGTTAATCCGTTTTGAAAGTATGTTTTATTTTGTTATTCTGGCTTTTATGTTTGCCCTTGTCAGAAAGTGGAAAGAAACCCTATTGGTTTTATTATTGGGTTTCATTCCTATTATAGCATTTTGTGCTTACAACTATCAGCAGGACGGTTATTTCTTCCCTAATTCAGTTGTGGTTAAAGGAACAAAACTAAGTTTTGATGCTAATATATTGGCACAGCTTAAGGTAATTTTACTCGATAATCTTTTACTGAATATCAGTTTTTATAAAATTGGTTTTTTTCCGCTTTTTTTATGTGCAGTATTTATTTACAGAGACTTTAAAACGAAAACGTTAAAAGAAGTATTAAAGGATGACTTTTTATTAATTGTATTCTCACTGGTGATGATCTGCCACGCCATGTTTGCTGATTTAAAAGGTTCCTTACGTTATGAAGCTTACATTCTTACAAGTTTTTGTATGGTATTGATACCAAGATGCAAAGGGCTGCTCGTTAATTGGATGGATTATATTAAAAAAGAAAAGCTGGTGAGCCTGCTGATTGCTGCTAATGTTTTTCTTATGATATATAAATGCTGGGCTGCTCATCCTATTATGAGTAAGGGAGGGAAGAATATTTATGAGCAACAGGTGCAGTCTGCAAAGTTTCTGCATCAGTTTTATAATACTTCCAAAGTAGTGGCCAATGATATTGGAGCCATCAGCTATTATACCAATATCCATTTGCTGGATATTGCAGGTCTTGGGTCTGTAGAAACAATTTATTTTAATGAAAATAAAAAAAAGTTTGATGAGAAATTTGGAAGCTTTATCAGTAAATATTGTCTGGATCATCAATACGATATTGCTGTTGTATATGAAGGCTGGCTGCAGGGGTACGTTCCTGCTTATTGGAAAAAGGCAGCTACTTTAAAAATTGAAAATAAGATCACTGTAGCCAGGCTGGAAGTCTCTATATATTCTATAAATATAAAGAACCTGGAAGAACTGAAACAAAATATCAAAAAATTTAACTGGAATAAAAATGTTACCGTTACCATAATAGAATAGATATCCAGTACAGTTGTATTCAAAAATTATTTATTTTGCTATGTGGCTTATTTTATTTTTGATTTCTTAAGGAATAGATAACGATTTGTTAATGATTCAGGAGATTGCGTTTTCTAGCTTTGTGTTCTAAATTTAATATAAAAGTAAAAAAAGTGAAGAAATTTTTTCCTGTATGATCATTATTCATGATATCAGCACAGGAATTTATGAACAAATTGATATCGCAAATACTATGGCAGAACTTTAGGAGCTCCTGAACAATATATGAGAGGAAAATAATAAAGGATGTCTTTAAATAAAATCTTGTTTTTTTGATACCAGCCCTGATACATAAAAATGATTCAACAATATAAAAGTAATGGAGGTTTTAGTTTGTTTTTGAAATAAATGAAGAAAAATTCTTATAAAATAAAATTTCATAACTGCTTGTCAATTAAAAAAATATTACTATTTTTGCAGCCTAAAATAAAAAGCAATTAAATGCCTACTATTCAACAATTAGTAAGAAAAGGAAGAGCCACGCTTGCCAAGAAGAGCAAATCGGCTGCCCTTGATTCTTGTCCACAAAGACGTGGAGTATGTACGAGAGTATATACTACTACACCTAAGAAACCTAACTCTGCACTTAGAAAAGTAGCAAGGGTAAGACTTTCTAACGGTAAAGAAGTTAACGCCTATATCCCGGGCGAAGGACATAATCTTCAAGAGCACTCGATAGTATTGGTTAGAGGCGGAAGGGTGAAAGACCTACCGGGAGTACGTTACCACATCGTAAGAGGTGCATTAGACACAGCTGGTGTAAATGGAAGAACACAGAGAAGATCTAAGTACGGAGCTAAGAGACCTAAACCAGGACAAGCTGCTGCAGCACCTGCAAAAGGAAAGAAAAAATAATCATTAAATAAGGTACAGAAGCAATGAGAAAGACAAAAGCGAAAAAAAGACCGTTGTTACCAGATCCGAAGTTTAATGATCAATTGGTAACGAGATTCGTAAACAACTTAATGCTAGACGGTAAGAAGTCTATCGCATTCAAAATTTTCTATGATGCATTAGATATCGTAGAAACTAAAAAAGGAGAAACTGAAAAAACTGCACTTGAAATCTGGAAAGATGCATTAACAAACGTTATGCCTCACGTAGAAGTACGTTCTAGAAGAGTAGGTGGAGCTAACTTCCAGATTCCTATGCCAATCAGAGCTGATAGAAAAATTTCTATGGCAATGAAATGGTTAATTAGCTACTCTAAAAAGAGAAATGATAAGTCTATGGCTTTGAAATTAGCTAATGAAGTTGTAGCTGCTTCAAGAGAAGAAGGTGCAGCTTTCAAAAAGAAAACTGATACTCACAAAATGGCGGAAGCTAACAAAGCGTTTTCACACTTTAAATTCTAATCTGAAATGGGTAGAGATCTTAAATTTACAAGAAATATTGGTATTGCTGCTCACATTGATGCGGGTAAAACTACCACTACAGAAAGGATTTTATTCTATACAGGTGTAAACCACAAAATTGGAGAGGTTCACGATGGTGCTTCTACAATGGACTGGATGGAGCAGGAAGCAGAAAGAGGTATTACTATTACTTCAGCTGCAACTACTTGTTCTTGGAACTTTCCAACTGACCAAGGAAAAGCTTTACCAGAAACTAAGCCTTACCACTTCAACATCATCGATACACCGGGACACGTTGACTTCACAGTAGAAGTAAACAGATCTTTAAGAGTGTTAGATGGATTGGTATTCTTATTCTCTGCAGTAGATGGAGTAGAGCCTCAGTCTGAAACAAACTGGAGACTTGCTGACAACTACAAAGTAGCGAGAATGGGATTCGTAAACAAAATGGACAGACAAGGTGCTGACTTCCTTAACGTGGTAAACCAGGTTAAAGAAATGTTAGGATCTAACGCAGTTCCAATCGTTTTACCAATCGGTGCTGAAGAAGATTTCAAAGGTGTTGTTGACTTAATTAAAAACAGAGCGATCATCTGGGATGAAGCAGGACAAGGAGCTACTTTCGAAGTAGTGCCAATTCCTGAAGATATGAAAGATGAAGTTCTTGAATATAGAGAGAAATTAGTAGAAGCTGTTTCTGAATATGACGAAACTTTGATGGAGAAATTCTTTGAAGATCCGGATTCAATTACAGAAGAAGAAATCAATGCTGCATTGAGAGCTGCTACTATCGATTTATCTATTATCCCAATGACTTGTGGTTCTTCATTCAAAAATAAAGGAGTACAGTTTATGCTGGATGCAGTATGTAAATACTTGCCTTCTCCATTGGATAAAGATGATATCAAAGGTACTGATCCAAGAACAGACGCTGAAATTACAAGAAAGCCATCTGTAGATGAGCCTTTCGCAGCTCTGGCATTTAAGATTGCTACTGACCCGTTCGTGGGAAGACTGGCATTCTTCAGAGCTTACTCTGGAAGACTGGATGCAGGTTCTTACATCTTGAACTCTCGTTCAGGAGATAAAGAAAGAATCTCAAGAATCTATCAGATGCACGCTAACAAGCAAAACCCGGTAGAATATATTGAAGCTGGTGATATTGGTGCAGCAGTAGGATTCAAGTCTATCAAAACTGGTGATACGATGTGTGATGAGAAAAACCCAATCGTTCTTGAATCGATGGTTTTCCCTGATCCGGTAATCGGTATCGCTGTTGAGCCTAAAACTAAAGCTGACCAGGATAAAATGGGTAACGCTCTGGCTAAATTGGCTGAAGAAGATCCAACGTTTACTGTAAGAACTGACGAGGCTTCTGGACAAACGATCATCTCTGGTATGGGTGAGCTTCACTTAGATATCATTGTAGACCGTATGAAGAGAGAATTCAAGGTTGAAGTAAACCAAGGACAACCTCAGGTAGAGTACAAAGAAAACTTAACAAAAGTTGCTCAACACAGAGAAGTTTACAAAAAACAATCTGGTGGTAAAGGTAAATTTGCTGACATTGTATTTGAACTAGGACCTGCAGACGAAGGTAAAGTTGGTTTAGAATTCATCAATGAGATCAAAGGTGGTAACGTTCCTAGAGAATTCGTTCCTGCTATTGAAAAAGGATTTAAAGCTGCAATGAAGAACGGTCCATTGGCTGGTTTCGAAGTTGAAGGTATTAAAGTTACTCTTAAAGATGGATCTTTCCACGCAGTGGATTCTGACGCTCTTTCTTTCGAAATGGCTGCTAAGCTAGGATTTAAAGAAGCTGGTAAAGCTGCTAAACCGGTAATTATGGAGCCTATTATGAAACTGGAAGTTGTAACTCCGGAAGAATATATGGGTAACATCATTGGTGACCTTAACAAGAGAAGAGGTACTATCAGTGGCCAGGAAGAGAAAAACGGAGCTGTTGTAATCAAAGGTTCTGTTCCACTTTCTGAAATGTTTGGATACGTAACTACTCTAAGAACACTTTCATCAGGAAGAGCTACTTCTTCTATGGAATTAGAGAAATACGCACCAACTCCACAAAACGTTGCTGAAGAAATCATAGCTAAAGCAAAAGGTTAATTTTTAAACTAAAGAAATGTCACAAAGAATCAGAATAAAACTAAAATCTTACGATTACAACTTGGTAGACAAGTCTGCTGAGAAAATCGTAAAAACGGTAAAGGCTACTGGTGCTGTTGTAAACGGTCCAATTCCATTGCCAACGAATAAGAGAATCTTCACAGTGTTGAGATCTCCGCACGTAAATAAGAAAGCAAGAGAGCAGTTCCAATTATCAGCTCACAAGAGACTAATGGATATCTACTCTTCTTCTTCTAAGACTGTTGATGCTCTAATGAAATTAGAACTTCCTTCAGGTGTAGACGTTGAAATTAAAGTGTGATAACTGCATACTTTGCAATGATTATACAATCCGTTCCTTTTTAGGGACGGATTTTTTATTTTTTCTCATTTAACTTGGTTGGAAAGGGCTGTTAAATGAAAGTTTTTTCCCATACAAATCTGCTTTTTATTATCGATAAACATTATGCAGTACCGGGAGTTTATATTCAATAGCCGGAAAACAGTATTAGTATATTTTTATCATAACTATTTTGCTATTATCGATCCCACATTACAGGACATTCCCAACCTGACATATCTCACCTTGGTTTATTTATTTAGAATTATTAAAAATAATAATTTTGCAAAAAAATTATTGATGTTTAGAACAGTATCTTTTTCCTTACTTGTTTTAGGATCAGCTTTGGCAAGCGGTCAGAAAACAAAGGACACGTTAAAAAGTAACCAGATTAATGAAGTAGTAATAACGGGTTCAGGGTATGCTCAGAAGATCAAAGACACTCCGGCAACTATTTCAGTGATTTCTCAGGCAGACCTTAAAAAAAGAGCTTACAGGGATATTACGGATGCCTTACAAGATGTTCCGGGAGTTTTCGTTACTGGAGGAGGAAGTACAAGTGATTTCTCAATAAGAGGAGCTGAATCTGGCCAGACATTAGTTTTAATAGATGGTAAAAGAATCAATACAAGAGAAACAAGGCCTAACTCTGACGGTCCTGGTATTGAGCAGGGTTGGATGCCGCCACTGGAAACGATTGAAAGAATCGAAGTGGTAAAAGGACCAATGTCTTCCTTATACGGCTCTGATGCAATGGGCGGAGTAATCAATATCATCACTAAGAAACTGAGTGAAGGTTGGAGAGGATCCGTTGGAACAAGTTTAATACAGCAGGTACATAAAGAATCAGGGAATACCTACCAGATTGACGGTTATGCTGCAGGTTCTTTAGTGAAAAACCTGCTTCAGATGAAAGTTACTGGAAGTTATTCAGACAGAAATGAAGATAAATTTGTAGGTGGATTTACCGAAAGGGTGATCAAAGCTTTTGGTACAGAGTTCAGTCTTACTCCCAATACAAAAAATACCTTTAAGTTAAGTTACGATTATAACCGTCAGGAAAGAAACCAGAATCCGGGTTATTCGTTAGGACCAAAAGCAAAGAGTTCACGCAATAACTACGAGAGGAATGTATTGGCACTAAGCCATAAAGGAGATTATTCAAATTTTCATACCAATTCTTATATCCAGTATGATAATACCAACAACCCCAACAGGGATATGAGATACGAAACTCTTTCAGCGTATAGCCTTAACAATTTCAATATTAAAGATCATGTAATCAGTTTTGGAGCAGAATACAGGTATGAAAAACTGAATGATCTGGGAAACAAGATGAAGTCGGAAAATGGGGAAGTAGTAACAAAACTTACCCGTTGGAACTGGTCAGCTTTTGCAGAAGGAAACTGGAAGATAGTTGATAAACTACATCTGGTTACGGGAGCCCGTTTGGATAATGATGAGAACTATGGATCCAACTTTACACCAAGAGGATATTTAGTATGGAGTGCTACCCATAACTTTACTTTTAAAGGAGGGGCTTCGTGGGGATATAAAGCACCAGGGCTGAGAGCTGTAAACCCGGGATGGGGACAGGTAACCGGTGGCGGAACCCAGGACGGGGTAATCATTGGAAACAAAGACCTTAAACCGGAAAAAAGCTTTAACCAGGAGTTAACAGTGATGTTTGAAGATAATAAGAAAGTGATTAACCTAAGCGTAACAGGATTTAATACAGACTTTAAAAACAAACTTGTTGAAGTTAGAAAATGTAACAACAGTGAAGAATGTAAACAGTTTGAAGCCCTATACAATCATATTTATGACTTCATCTCAACAAGAGAAAATCTTGGTAAAGCAAACAGCATGGGGCTTGAGGCCAATCTTGGAGTAAATGTATCAAAGGATATCGTATTGAAAGCCAACTATACCTATACAGATACGAAGATTAAATCTGATGAAATTCCGGCATTGTATAATAAACCGTATGCAAGAATTCCTAAACATATGGCCAATGTAAACCTATCATGGAAAGCCAATGACAGTTTTGAATTCTGGTCAAGAGGAAACTACAGAAGTGAAAGTCAGCCGGGGGTTAACAGGGGAAAAGCGCAGGAATATCCAATTCCGTCTTACTTCTTATTAGATTTAGGAACGGTATATAGGCTAAACAAACAAGTTCGTTTTACATTTGGGGTGTACAACCTGCTGGATAAAGATATCCGTAATGATACAACAGATCCGGCGAACAACTTTGGTTTCAGAATTGATGGAATAAGGTATCAGTTTGGAGCCAATTATTTCTTCTAGAACCAACCGAAAAGATTCAAAAAAGTTGGTTAATGAAATACAATAAGAATGTTCTTGCTAAAGAATATTGGAAGAGATTTTTATATGTGCAGAGAAAATCTGATCTCAAGAAGCCACTCCGGTTCAGAGTAAGAAATAACGATATTAATACCGGTTTAGAAAGGAGGAATTACGATAGATTCCTTTCTCAAATTTGTATTAACTTTTTAATTTATTCATATCAAATTAATTTTGTAAACATTAAGATGGGGTCAGCCGTCTTAATGTTTTTTTTTGTTATGTACCCTTCTATCTTTATTTCAATATTCCTTTCACTTGTTCAGGTTAATTTTATACATTT
Coding sequences:
- the pncB gene encoding nicotinate phosphoribosyltransferase, coding for MNDVRLNSILDNDFYKITMQNAVVKLFPSSIVKYEFINRGKHHFPEGFDVALREAVNKMAELKLTKDEKKFMARTCPYIDLPYLDFLEGYHYDPSEVKIRQEGGDLSVIVEGLWYRTILWEVPLLALISELHYDMNHMERDSNEVVMSKTIEKADSLGRLGVTFAEFGTRRRHSYKVQNLVMEALTQKKDSTFIGSSNVHFAMKYGVKPIGTHAHEWFMFHAAEYGFKMANELALEHWVDVYRGDLGVALSDTYTTDVFFQQFDKKFAKLFDGVRHDSGDALEFADKTIAHYQKNGINPMFKYIIFSDALNLEKVEEITNYCRGKIGISFGIGTNLTNDVGLKPMNIVMKLIGVQAPNKEWIPTVKLSDEHGKYTGDPKMIELAKEFLRIKD
- a CDS encoding TonB-dependent receptor domain-containing protein yields the protein MFRTVSFSLLVLGSALASGQKTKDTLKSNQINEVVITGSGYAQKIKDTPATISVISQADLKKRAYRDITDALQDVPGVFVTGGGSTSDFSIRGAESGQTLVLIDGKRINTRETRPNSDGPGIEQGWMPPLETIERIEVVKGPMSSLYGSDAMGGVINIITKKLSEGWRGSVGTSLIQQVHKESGNTYQIDGYAAGSLVKNLLQMKVTGSYSDRNEDKFVGGFTERVIKAFGTEFSLTPNTKNTFKLSYDYNRQERNQNPGYSLGPKAKSSRNNYERNVLALSHKGDYSNFHTNSYIQYDNTNNPNRDMRYETLSAYSLNNFNIKDHVISFGAEYRYEKLNDLGNKMKSENGEVVTKLTRWNWSAFAEGNWKIVDKLHLVTGARLDNDENYGSNFTPRGYLVWSATHNFTFKGGASWGYKAPGLRAVNPGWGQVTGGGTQDGVIIGNKDLKPEKSFNQELTVMFEDNKKVINLSVTGFNTDFKNKLVEVRKCNNSEECKQFEALYNHIYDFISTRENLGKANSMGLEANLGVNVSKDIVLKANYTYTDTKIKSDEIPALYNKPYARIPKHMANVNLSWKANDSFEFWSRGNYRSESQPGVNRGKAQEYPIPSYFLLDLGTVYRLNKQVRFTFGVYNLLDKDIRNDTTDPANNFGFRIDGIRYQFGANYFF
- the fusA gene encoding elongation factor G, which codes for MGRDLKFTRNIGIAAHIDAGKTTTTERILFYTGVNHKIGEVHDGASTMDWMEQEAERGITITSAATTCSWNFPTDQGKALPETKPYHFNIIDTPGHVDFTVEVNRSLRVLDGLVFLFSAVDGVEPQSETNWRLADNYKVARMGFVNKMDRQGADFLNVVNQVKEMLGSNAVPIVLPIGAEEDFKGVVDLIKNRAIIWDEAGQGATFEVVPIPEDMKDEVLEYREKLVEAVSEYDETLMEKFFEDPDSITEEEINAALRAATIDLSIIPMTCGSSFKNKGVQFMLDAVCKYLPSPLDKDDIKGTDPRTDAEITRKPSVDEPFAALAFKIATDPFVGRLAFFRAYSGRLDAGSYILNSRSGDKERISRIYQMHANKQNPVEYIEAGDIGAAVGFKSIKTGDTMCDEKNPIVLESMVFPDPVIGIAVEPKTKADQDKMGNALAKLAEEDPTFTVRTDEASGQTIISGMGELHLDIIVDRMKREFKVEVNQGQPQVEYKENLTKVAQHREVYKKQSGGKGKFADIVFELGPADEGKVGLEFINEIKGGNVPREFVPAIEKGFKAAMKNGPLAGFEVEGIKVTLKDGSFHAVDSDALSFEMAAKLGFKEAGKAAKPVIMEPIMKLEVVTPEEYMGNIIGDLNKRRGTISGQEEKNGAVVIKGSVPLSEMFGYVTTLRTLSSGRATSSMELEKYAPTPQNVAEEIIAKAKG
- the rpsG gene encoding 30S ribosomal protein S7 — encoded protein: MRKTKAKKRPLLPDPKFNDQLVTRFVNNLMLDGKKSIAFKIFYDALDIVETKKGETEKTALEIWKDALTNVMPHVEVRSRRVGGANFQIPMPIRADRKISMAMKWLISYSKKRNDKSMALKLANEVVAASREEGAAFKKKTDTHKMAEANKAFSHFKF
- a CDS encoding YciI family protein — translated: MKSRILLPSVFLIAALSSAQEKKAEKPEYNQELAASLGADQYGMKPYTIVMLTTGTAKIEDKTQMSSLMKGHMENIGKLAKEGKIVVAGPFLEKNKENYRGMFIFNTKSKEEAEQWVKTDPAVQAGVFSYEVFPWYGSAALPLYLKHHDEIAKEKP
- a CDS encoding Dps family protein; translated protein: MKNASIIGLKEADCKKIAEKLNVLLANYSVFYQNTRGSHWNIKGDQFFTLHPKFEELYNSLVLKIDEIAERILTLGATPAHNYSDYLKVATIKESKEVTDGTKSVEQILSSFKVVIDLQRELLDITDQAGDEGTNSQMSDYITEQEKEVWMYNSYLGK
- the rpsJ gene encoding 30S ribosomal protein S10 yields the protein MSQRIRIKLKSYDYNLVDKSAEKIVKTVKATGAVVNGPIPLPTNKRIFTVLRSPHVNKKAREQFQLSAHKRLMDIYSSSSKTVDALMKLELPSGVDVEIKV
- the rpsL gene encoding 30S ribosomal protein S12; its protein translation is MPTIQQLVRKGRATLAKKSKSAALDSCPQRRGVCTRVYTTTPKKPNSALRKVARVRLSNGKEVNAYIPGEGHNLQEHSIVLVRGGRVKDLPGVRYHIVRGALDTAGVNGRTQRRSKYGAKRPKPGQAAAAPAKGKKK